The sequence below is a genomic window from Chaetodon auriga isolate fChaAug3 chromosome 8, fChaAug3.hap1, whole genome shotgun sequence.
ACGTTTGTTCACCCGGGGAGATGATGGTGCTAACGTTTCTGTTGGTTAGCTTTCATTTTTAGCTTAGCTGAAGCCTTCGCTCGCGCTAGCTTGGTGAGCTTCCTTAGCTCACAAACGCATGATCAGAGCCTGGTTCAGAGGTTTGAATTTCACTGGCTCCGAGTCTATTTCAGTATCATGCGTCAGTAATGACACAAGACCCCACATTACACAGCTTCTGCTTCTGCCATTAACACAGGAAAAGCCCCTCAGCCAACTGgagtcacaaacaaacagttaGCCGGTCAGCTTGTGGTAACGTTAGCCCATCGAAGCTAACGCTAGCCCATTTCTGGCCACCAGGCGAGTCCCAAATGTAATCTTACagcacaaaaactgctgcagctcttgTCATGTCAGCAAAAGAGATGCTGAGATTGCAAAATTGAAATGCAACTGGCCTGGGTGTTTCAGGTGCGAATCCAGAGAAGAGTGATGTGGGATCAGGGAGGACAGCCCTGGCCACAGTGGCCTCTGAGCCAGCAGCAATGGATGCAGTCTTTCCAGCACCAGCAAGATCCAGGTTAGTGAGTGATGCATCATGGAAGATTTTTTCCTCCAAAGAGATTTGCACTTGCAGGGTGCCTTTGCACATCTACCCACTGCTCAGCCAGCCTTGATAATTAGAGTTTCACCAGTCTTGTTATAGCTTCTGTATAGGTGTGTTTTGAAATAAATGGATGGATTTTCTGGCTTTGTGAAGGTCAAGTGGACTGGGCTGCCCTGGCGCAGGCATGGATAGCCCAGAAAGAGTCAACAGGTGCAGAACAGCAGAGCATTCAGCCCAATGGCCAGGACATCCCAGGCCTAGAACCTGTCGGACAAAGCAACCACAGCGCCTTCCAGGGTGACCCGGCGTTTGGCAGAATGTGGCAGCCAGGTACAAGTTTAACCCCTTGCACTACGTGAAGTTTCTGAATTCCTCTATTGACTCGTTGTTTCTGCTCCAATCTtctctttttgatttttttggtaCTGGAAATGGTACTGGAATAATCTTTACATTCAGTATTCTTGAGCAGATGGTGAGAAATATAAACCAGAATTCCTTTGTCCTTTAGTTAATTCTGTGCTTTGGCTTTTGCTTATTAATTATGTTGTCATTAACAGAATGGGGAATACATGgccagccccctcctcctccaccccctgaGCAGGCCTGGATCCCTCCAGGTTCAGGACCGATGGATGTGGTGAAACCCAGCGAGGACAGCAACAGCCAGGACAGCGTGGAGTTCAACTCTGAAGCCCACCACGGGGTTTACCCCCAGAACAGCCATGGGTATGGGGCACAGCCCGACAGCTACGCCATGGCCCCCATGGCCATGAACCAGTTTGATTATCAGGTATGCAGATGCTACCGTAGAAACTGTTGAAGCGTTTGGGTTTTAGTGTGCAACCAAGTAACTCAAGAAGGAGCAATCCATAGAAACTGTGCCGGGTCCCAGCATCTAGGTGTATCATTCTTGATGCGGTGCAGAGGAAAGTGTTGGCTTGTTGAGGATCCAGCATGGTTTGGTATTATTTtatcagctgattttttttttcttctttttgaagACCCATCAGGCTTTCTAACCCAGTCAGGAGTGATGGATGAGTGTCAGCTAACTTAATCTGGGGAAAGACAACAACCCCATGCAGAGTGCATGCCACTTGGTGGCAGTTAGGAGAGGACCTTCTGTTCTTGGAACCACCTTTAATTTTTCGTTTGCTGTCTCTCCACAGCATGGAGCTGCCTCGTCCTTTGCACCCACACCTGCAGGCTTTCACTCCCCATACTGGCAGGGTCCTCCACAGAACAGACGGGATACCAGACCACCTGGGTTCAGAGACCGGCCTAGATCCCCTATCCAGCTCCCTGTCAAGCAGGAGGCCCCGGCGCCGCTAGGTGAGTGTGTTGAATGTATTGCAGATTGTGCATTAGGCCACATAGAGGGTGACGTAAAATAATGCTCCTAATTTTATGTCAAAGTAGGAAAATTGACTTGCAGCTAGGCATGTCAGGCATGTACCATTTTGACTTTTTACCATTTGGACAGATTAGCAGTAGAACTAAGAATTGATGTGTAGCAGTTCAGAATGGTTAAAGTTCAACAGAAGACATTTTACAAGTTGTCAGCAAGAGTGTAAAGACTCTAAAGGGGTTTCTGCATTTTAATAGCGTGGTAGTATGTAGATAATTCATTTTGACCTTGGATTTCACCTTCAGACGCTGTGAAAAGGCGCACACTACCCGCATGGATCCGAGAGGGCCTTGaaaagatggacagagagaagcagaagaagctgGAGCGAGAGCGAATGGAGAAGGAGCGtgcaaaaatggcaaaagacGACGGCAAAGAGCACGAGGCAGATGAAGAAGGCGATGGGCCACGTGTGCCCCGCAAGAGCAAATTTGTAAGCAACCCCTTTCTGGCCTTGATAGCAAAATGGATTCCTTTTGAAAAAGAGGTTatggtgtgtgttgtttgtgttgaagGACATCCAAGGTCATAATGTTTTGGGACTGCAGCAAACATTGGCGTCACAAAGGATGCACGCTTTGCCGCTTTGTTAACTGAATGCGAGTCCTTGCTTCTGTCTGCATCAGGACAGTGACGATGAGGGGAATGACGACAATGGTGACGAAGAAAAGACCTCCATGAAGAAAGAGTTTGCTGGCCTTAGCCCATCGCCTCTTGCTGAGGACAGTGAACCTGAAATGACCGATGAAGAAAAAGAATTCCAGCTGGTCAGTTTgaacattcagattcagattgtAGTTGATTTTTGAAGAGGATTTATTGAAaagaattgaattgaattgaatttttgtCTTTAGATGATCATCACAAAAACACTTCTGACAGAGATCCTTCTTGAGGTCACTAATGAAGAGATCCAACACGTGGCCAAAGAGGCTCACCGGAAAGCCACTCGAGGTCTGCTCTTGCCTTTTCCAGTTTATGCATCATCCATGCTTGTCACCAAGACATTATGTTTAAATCTGAAGACAGTTCATTGTATGCATAATAATGTCTTTAAATGAAACTAAATTATGCCCTGTAAACTAGGGTGACTGAAGGGCAAACATGGGAGTATGTCTGATATGCATTTTCAACCATTCTCTGCTAATGCATcagaaggagagaaagcagagcaaTGTTCTGTTTCACAAACCGTATTTGATCCTGGTCTTCTGGTACATTCAGTAGGAAGGTCCTACTGAAAGACAATGATAGGACTGAATGAAGTCTCAGCACTGACTCTGACCAGCATCCACCTGTAGATACAAGTGACCTCCTCCATTGAAGTGACTGTGCATTAGTACAGATTGGTTCTTCCCTCCTGACCGACTGTTTGACTTGGATTGTGTGACAGAATTTTGTTTGTTaaccctctctcttttctccgtttttttcttcttttttttgtttttgttattttttttctcttgttgcCCACGCCAGCTCTTGTGAATAGTGCTTTATCTGTGATCCCCTTCTCTAGCGACTCTCTTGCCTTTGAGAAAATGGCAGTATGTGTTTTAACATGTTGTTCCTGTTGTTGATGTGAATCAAAGCTCCTGCAAAACAGCTGGCACAGTCAAGTGCACTGGCTTCTCTGACCGGTCTCAGTGAGTATCCCTTTTTCTGTCACCggggggagggaaggaaaatatttcatattttgaaTTTATGGCGGGGTGTTAGTAGGAACCTGTGAAAATCTGGCATCAGCACAAGGCAAAACAGCCAAATATACAACCTTATTTTCAAATAGACGTGGAATCTCAGTGACTGATGGGTTTAGTTTTGCACTTTAATGACCGAAGCATGCTCTTTAATACAAAGTATTTCTGTTAGTTCTTCTTAAAGGGCTATATGTATTTCTTTTTATGGGCTTTATCAGTGTGAGATATTCAGTTATGCAGGTTTAAGTGCCTTTCACTGGGAAATTGGGTTGGGATTGAGGGCTTTCATAAGTGAAACCTGATTGTCAGAATGGATCTTCATCGTTTCCAACACTCAACAACCCTCTATTGTGGCAGGTGGGCTTGGTGACTATGGTTCAGATGAGAGCGAGGATGACGACGATCGCAGTGTGAGAGGATCTGAATCCTCCGACACAGACGAGGAGGAGTTGCGGCACCGCATTCGGGAGAAGCAGGACGCCTTCCGCCGGAAAGAGCgggagatgctgcagctgcaagaaaaacaagcacaagAGGCTCTGCTTGCACGTGGTAAGGCATGACTTTTGACAGTTTTCCTACATCACTGAACCAAAATAAACATGATGGTAGACCTTTTTTTTGTCCAACTTCTTGCATATTTTTTACTACTTTTGTACGTCATTTGCTTTTTCCCTATGCATGAACTTGTACATGAACTTGTGCTGACTTGATCTCTGCCTCATCACTCAAGCTCACAGCCATTGTTGGCatggaagctgtgtgtgtgttctaggTTTTTACAGAACCTGACAGTTCCTTGTTTACTTTAACATgcatctttgttgtttgtttctgcagaagAGATGGTGAAGGAGAGATTGAGCAGAGAAAAGGGGGAGTATGATGAGGGCCAGCCAGAGAAcccacacaaacaggaagtaaaagagagggaggcggagCCCTTGGTAGAGAGGCGTAGGTCCCGTAGTGAGAAGGAGGATAGTGAGAGCAAGCGCGTAGGCAGAGGGAAGGAGCGATCAGGGCGCGGGGGCAGTGATTCCCCAGCCAAcggtcacagcagcagctcccgctccacctccagccacagcagccgtcgttcttcctcttcctcctcttcctcctctgcatcttCCCGCAGTTCCTCTCGATCCTCCTCCCCACGAAGGAAGAGGAGGCGTAGCCGCTCCTCCTCTCACAAGGCTCGCTGGCGCAGCCGCAGCCACAGCTCCCACAGGCACCGCGGCGATCGTGGTGAGAAGGGCAGGGACAGAAGGAGGAGCAGCGCTGAGAGATCAGGCCGCCACAAGAAAGAGCGCAGTGATTCCAGGGAGCGCAGGAGCCGCAGGAGTAGATCCAGAtccagagagagggacaggggCAGAGCCAGGGCCAGAGACAGCCGCAGtcgcagcagagacagagacagagaaaaggagaaagacagagggaaggagaggaaaaggagccGGGATGGCAGAGACAGCAGTCACAGTCgtagcagcaaacacaaacagaaggcctccagcaaagacagagagagaaggagggaaaggagtCATAGCCAcgagaaagacaagaaaaagaaggataAGGATAGGGAGAAAGAGTCAGACAGGAAGAAGGAAAAGCCAAAggccaaagagagagaaaaggagaaggaaaaagaaaagggaagctTTGTGGGGACAGAGGAGAATGGTAAATcgaagaaaaggaaagacagcGACTCGTGCACAGACTCTCAGAGTGACAAGCACTCCCGGCAGGATAGCAGATCCAGCAAGAAGGGCTCCGCCAGAGCTAGCAAGAGGCGTTCAGACTCTGACTCTAGTAGATCCCCTACCCCTGAAGTTAGCaaggaaaagaaatcaaaaaaaTCCAAACGTAGTCGCTCACGGTCGACGGAAAAATCTCACAAGTCTGGTAAGAAGGCAAGCCGCAAACACAAGTCTAAGTCGCGATCAAGgtagtatttgtttttttctcttcttttcctaCTGTATGTTTTCAATCTATGTCTCATTGTCAGTTCTCTGGAGTCCTTGTTATCAGTCTATTTTCACTAACTTTTAAAAGGAAGCTTATGAAAATTATTGAGTGACTGTTATGAACATGTACTGTCACAAGTCTCAATATTCCCTCCTGTGGCCTCAGTAGAGTCCAAGCCTCTGATTTGTTGCACCTTGTTAAAATGTGGAACCTGAAATAAGGCCTTTAATAATGAGGCCAAATAGAGTTGTCTTGCCTTACACTGTGCACTGCAGGGTAGATTAGCTTCTCTAGAGTCTGCTGAACACAAGCTTTATGGAGATGATGAACAGTTTTTTGGACtctggtgggtgggtgggggtcttgtgcatgtttgtattgTGAAGTCTGCATGGGTAAGTGTGATTGGTGCAGTATTAATGGTATGTCCACGCCTCTCTTTCAGGTCAACATCCCCCTCCCGTCGTAGCAGACGCTGAGGAGCACAGTTAACCTCCCGATCTGTGCACTTTACCATTTTAAATTCCATGAGTTGAACAGGCTTGTCTCATTATAGAGGCAGTGTTGTAGGTGAACCGCCCTCAtacatttctttcatctttgtAAATATGTTATTTTTAACGTGACTGAAGAACAAGACTTTTTGAATGGTAGGAGTTTTCACGTGTATCATTATGCAAACTTAATAAGACTGTGGACACTAAAAACTGACGTTGCATCATTTTAAAGCGTAACAGGATCACcgtttcccccccccccccctcaaaCATTATTGTAAGATGTCCAATAAACTGTTTGTTCCTTGTCCTGCCTCACTGTCTCTTTTCTTAATGCGacactcagcagcaaacagcgtCCCTTCAGACATGGTGAAGGATCATAATGTTACATCACAGAATCACACAGGACAGAAAAGCTTCACTACTCCCTGTGGATTCATGAGGGTCCAAGAAATGTCCTCTGGGCTGCAAAGTTGAGAGCAAAGCACTTGAGGGTCAGAAGGGCTTCATGCCTGAAAATGTCCCATTCACATCAATGAAGCTGAAGGGTTACCTCTGAAAATATGTGCTACAGATTTTGGCCCATGAGCTGCCCAAACAGTTGGGAAATGAGTCTCATTAGAAGATACTGTGTGTAGAGGCCATTGTCACAGAAACCTGATGAAGGTGACATGAAGTCAGAGGATGAACCTCGGTGAGAGTTTCCAGCATGAGGCCAATGAAACGTGCAAAAACCTTGAGCCAGAGAGGCAATTAGACATTCATCCAAATTATGACAGAACTCTAACATTAAAATGGTCATTTCTAACACTATTACATCGTTTTATACGACATGTTCTCTATTAAGCCTTTTAATACCTGTCCTTACCAGCACCGTGAAGCGTCAGGGCAGTAGGAACTAAAGTGTGGGTAGTTTCTACCCGAGCAGAAAAGGCCTGAGCACCGACGGGCATACAGAGGTTAGCTTCCGTGGAGCGGTAAACAGACCCGCCGTGGCGAGCAGCTGAGCCGTGTTATGACAGCAGAATGTACTGGAGCAAGCTGGGCCGCGTCATGTTGGCGCCGTGCGGCCGCAGAGCCGTCGCTGCCTGCGGCTTCAGCTGGACGGCGGCGCGGTCACCGAGGAGCGTCTGCGTGAGGAACCAGCGCCTCACCAGGTACTGCAGCCAGGACTCACTGAGACCTGGATCCGGACAGGTCGTTAGGAATGACGCTAAATGTCACCAACAATTTGTTGCCAAATTCAATGAAGGTCAAATGCAATCAAGGAAACGGAGTTTATAGCacacgtctgtctgtgtgcagggcCTGAGACAGACTGACGACAGAGCTGCTAAGAATTTATGTTAaggatattatgactatttgcacttttggttagatgctaaactgcatttcgtctcctctctgctgcactctgacgatgacagtAAAGTTTAATCTAATTTAATGTTGAGTTATGTAAAATGGAAATTATCCTCAAATTTAAGGAGCTAAAACCAGCAAATGTTAAaagaaacacagttttctttctCCCAACAGACTAATCCCAGCACTGAACATCAGACATTGTAGAATCATATTAGATGCAGTCCTTGTGGACTTGTCCATGCTGTCCTCTGCCCTGGATGAGCTGCTGTGTGCACAGTCTTGATGTGCTCCTGTCTGTTTTGCCACGCAGTGTTCGCTCAGCCTCCCAAACCACAGTGGACCCGGACGAGGTGAGGAGGTTCCAGTCACTGGCCAGCAAGTGGTGGGACGAGCAGGGACAATTTGCAGCTCTGCATGCCATGAATGACCTGAGGGTGCCTTTTAtaaggtgtgtgtttggacacaGTGTTCACTTCAACATTCATTATAGTTTTGAAATGTCAAGGCGTCACCGCACTGTCAGCGCGGCGGCTGATTGGCAGACGCATCAAGCCGCTGTGTCAAAACACAACCTGGAGGAGATCCAGCCTCGTGGTGTTTGGACGCAGAGAACGCACGAGGGAAGtaacacacagtgaaagtgaCAGGATTCCCCCGCACATCAGCACATTTCCAGCCAATAGGGTTTCAGCCGCCCAGACGCTGCACCCGTGCCTGTTTGGggcgctgctgctgttttgattgATAAGATCTGCTGTAGGGGCCCCACAAGATAATCATGACATTACCCATCCAGCCAAGAGCCCGTTGCTGctcctccccccccctccccccactgTGGTCccgttggtggtggtggtgatgatgtgtGTCATGATGACAGCATGACAGATCCAGTGCCAGCGTACGTCTGAGTGCGGCGGATTTGCCTGATATGGGTCTGCCCCTCAGGGTGTGTCGAAATGAGACTGTACCTTTTAGACTGCAGCAGTCTTATTATGATACAATCCTGACTTAAAGAGACTTTAGATTGAGCTTGCTGAAATATTCTAAGTATAGATAATAAAGTCTGACAACACTACACTAATTCTAATATGTAAGTATGTATAGGTTTTTGTCACTTAATTTCTGATCTgtattgtgttttcagtcaacaTACCAAGCCTTTAATAGTTCAATCACTGTACGTTTACTCATCCAAAGCACAGCAGAGTACAGTAATAGCGTAATGATGGAACGTATGTCATCTTAAACCACAGTTGGCTTCTGCCGGAGACACTTCATACATGACAGCAATCATATGGCTAACAATGCACACCTTCCCCCCCCCATCACATctgaaatgcaaaatgcaaaaaaattaaaataaaaaaaaagaaaaaaaaaaatagaaaatgcatgcaaacacatgtaGCTTGATTCAGTGGCCTGGGTGCTGAATAATAAGCTTTTAGCGTTTTGCACTTTGTATCAATGTGTCACTTTGAGTCACTTTCGCTTTTTTTCCATCATAGTTTTGCACGTTGAAAACTCGCAATCAATACAATCAGCCATCATaaaacactgaatgcatttaGTTCAccatcagaaatgtgtttttttggaTGTTTAGCCAAATAAGATTTCAAGTGAAAGAGAATGACATGTAGGAGTGTAGAAGTGAGGAAagcctttgtctgtcttttggtGCGGCTGGAAGCTAGTTAGGTGGATGTCAGCTAACACCTCCTCATCTTTCCTTCCCTGTTTGCACGAGTGCTCTTGAACCCAGCAAAGCTTTAATGAGCATGATGCATTTTCAgatcttgttcttgttctgcGTGTTCAATGCCTGAGGCAGACGGTCTCCAGACAGTGTGTGAGGAAGGTAGGGAGGAAGGCGCACAGGGATGGCTCTGTAGCCAGAGGATGTTTGTGTTGTAAGCCGGCTGATGTCGTGGCTCACTGTGAAGTGGGGGTGGCTGTGACAGAGGATGGTTTAAGCAAACTGTAGAGATTCTCCTGGTCTCCAACCTCCCATAACTCCCCCCCATGCCAAGCAGCACTAAACAGGCTGTGGATGTTTAAGAATCTtccct
It includes:
- the pnisr gene encoding arginine/serine-rich protein PNISR; the encoded protein is MWDQGGQPWPQWPLSQQQWMQSFQHQQDPGQVDWAALAQAWIAQKESTGAEQQSIQPNGQDIPGLEPVGQSNHSAFQGDPAFGRMWQPEWGIHGQPPPPPPPEQAWIPPGSGPMDVVKPSEDSNSQDSVEFNSEAHHGVYPQNSHGYGAQPDSYAMAPMAMNQFDYQHGAASSFAPTPAGFHSPYWQGPPQNRRDTRPPGFRDRPRSPIQLPVKQEAPAPLDAVKRRTLPAWIREGLEKMDREKQKKLERERMEKERAKMAKDDGKEHEADEEGDGPRVPRKSKFDSDDEGNDDNGDEEKTSMKKEFAGLSPSPLAEDSEPEMTDEEKEFQLMIITKTLLTEILLEVTNEEIQHVAKEAHRKATRAPAKQLAQSSALASLTGLSGLGDYGSDESEDDDDRSVRGSESSDTDEEELRHRIREKQDAFRRKEREMLQLQEKQAQEALLAREEMVKERLSREKGEYDEGQPENPHKQEVKEREAEPLVERRRSRSEKEDSESKRVGRGKERSGRGGSDSPANGHSSSSRSTSSHSSRRSSSSSSSSSASSRSSSRSSSPRRKRRRSRSSSHKARWRSRSHSSHRHRGDRGEKGRDRRRSSAERSGRHKKERSDSRERRSRRSRSRSRERDRGRARARDSRSRSRDRDREKEKDRGKERKRSRDGRDSSHSRSSKHKQKASSKDRERRRERSHSHEKDKKKKDKDREKESDRKKEKPKAKEREKEKEKEKGSFVGTEENGKSKKRKDSDSCTDSQSDKHSRQDSRSSKKGSARASKRRSDSDSSRSPTPEVSKEKKSKKSKRSRSRSTEKSHKSGKKASRKHKSKSRSRSTSPSRRSRR